Genomic window (Streptomyces sp. LX-29):
CCGCCGGTGCTGGTGGTGCCGGACGACCACGACTGCACGGGCATGCGCGACTACCTGGAGGCCCAGCTGTCCGCCGGTCGCCCCGGCCGCCAGATCGTGCTGGACCGATTGCTGGACTGGCTCCTGGTGTGCACGCTCCGCGACTGGTTCGACCGCCCCGAGGCCGCCTCGCCCGGCTGGTACCGCGCGCTCGGCGACGACGTCGTGGGCCCGGTCCTGCGCGCCATGCACGCGGCACCCGAGCGCGCCTGGACGCTCGCCTCCCTGGCGGACGAGGCCCGGGTCTCCCGCACCACCCTGGCCAAGCGCTTCCACGACCTGGTCGGCGAGTCCCCCCTGGCGTACCTCACCGAGTGGCGCATGGCCCGCGCCGCCGACCTCCTCGCCGAGCCCAACGCCACGGTCGCCTCCGTGGCGCGCCGCGTGGGCTACGCCGACGCCTTCGGCTTCAGCACCGCGTTCAAGCGCGTACGCGGGGTCAGCCCCAGCACCCACCGCCGCCGGGTCGCCCCCACCGCCCAGCAGACGGCCCAGTCCGGCTGAACCGGCACCGCGGGATGTCCCCACCCGACCCGCCCACGCACGGCACCCATCCACCCACCGCTGCCTACCCACCCACCGCTACCCCCCGACCCACCGCTTCGACCCACCCACCCACCGCTGCCACCCACCCACCGCTGCCACTCACCCACCGCTGCCCCCCCAGCCCACCGCTCCCACCCACCCACTCACCCACCCCCACCCACCCACCCACCCACCCGACCCGCCCACCCCAGCCGCCCGTCTGTGATCGGGCCCGCGGCCGGGGGACGGCGGGAGCGGCCGGGGGCGCAGGGCACAGGGCCGAAACGTTGTCGCATATTTGTGGGCAAAGAGGGAGTAAGGCGGCGTTACGGGGTCGTCGCCCGTAAATATGCGGTTTCGGCCCTGTGCCCGGCTGCGCCCCCGGCCCGACCCACCCCCTCCCCTCGCCGCCCCCGGGTCACGCTTTGGCAAAGCGGAAATGGGAACGGGTCATTCCGGTGTTGACGCGTTGAGGCGTCGAAGCGCGTCCAAGAGCGAAACCAAGAGCGTCCAAGAGCGCCCAAGAGCAACCAAGAGCCACGTACCCGGCAAGGAGGTATCGCGCGGTGAGCCAGTACATATCGCGGCTCGGCGGCCTGCGGGGCCGCGCGCTCGGAACCGGCCGCGGCAGCGGCTCGGTGCGTGGCGCCGCCGGCCGCGGCGGCACCACCGGGCGCGCCGCCGGTGCCGCCCGTACGCTGCGGCATCTGCGCCGCCCCCGCCGCATCGCCATGCTGAGCGTGCACACCTCGCCCCTCCACCAGCCGGGCACCGGCGACGCGGGCGGGATGAACGTGTACATCGTCGAGCTCGCCAAGCGGCTCGCGGACCTCGGCATCGAGGTGGAGGTCTTCACCCGCGCCACCACCGGAGCGCTCCCGCCCGCCGTGGAGCTGGCGCCCGGGGTCCTGGTCCGCCACATCGACGCGGGCCCGTACGAGGGCCTCGCCAAGGAGGATCTGCCGGCCCAGCTGTGCGCCTTCACGCACGGGGTGATGCAGGCGTGGGCCGGGCACCGGCCCGGCTACTACGACCTGGTGCACTCGCACTACTGGCTCTCCGGCCACGTCGGCTGGCTCGCCGCCGAGCGCTGGGGCGTGCCGCTGGTGCACGCCATGCACACCATGGCCAAGGTCAAGAACGCGGCGCTGGCCGAGGGCGACACCCCGGAGCCCGCCGCGCGGGTCATCGGCGAGACGCAGATCGTCCGGGCCGCGGACCGGCTGATCGCCAACACCGACGGTGAGGCGCGGGAGCTGGAGCGGTTCTACGACGCGGATCCGGCCAAGGTCGCCGTCGTCCATCCGGGGGTGAACCTGGACCGTTTCCGCCCGGCCGACGGCCGGGCCGCCGCCAGGGCCCGGCTCGGGCTGCCGCAGGAGGCGCTGATCCCCCTCTTCGCCGGCCGGATCCAGCCGCTGAAGGGCCCGGACATCCTGCTGCACGCGGTCGCGGAGCTGCTGGAGCGGGAGCCGGCGCTCCGCTCCCGGCTGGTGGTCCCGGTGGTCGGCGGGCCCAGCGGGACGGGGCTGGCCAAGCCGGAGCGGCTGCACAAGCTGGCGGCTCGGCTCGGCGTCGCCGACGTCGTCCGCTTCCGGCCGCCCGTCGGCCAGGACCAGCTCGCGGACTGGTACCGCGCCGCATCGGTGCTGGTCATGCCCTCGTACAGCGAGTCCTTCGGGCTGGTGGCCATCGAGGCGCAGGCCTGCGGCACGCCGGTCGTCGCGGCGGCCGTCGGCGGCCTGCCGGTGGCGGTGCGCCACGGGGTCTCCGGCTTCCTGGTCCACGGACACGACCCGGCCGACTACGCCGCCGCGCTGCACGGCTTCGTCGCCGACGGCGCCCTGTCGGAGCGGATGGGCGCGGCTGCCGCCCAGCACGCTCGCTCCTTCGGCTGGGACACCGCCGCCGCGGCCACGGCGGACGTCTATCAAGCCGCCCTGCAGGAGCGTCGTCGCGTACGCTCGCACCATGGCTGAAAGGGCTGACACGACCGGCAGGGCCGAGACGACCGGCAAGGCTGACACGGCCGACAAGGCGGTGGACAAGGTGGACAGGACCGCGGAGCAGACCGAGGCGCGGCAGGTCATCGAGTCGACGCTCAAGGAGGCCGAGCTGGAGTGGGAGAGCCCCTCCGACGGCTCCTACGTCGTCAAGCTGCCCGGCACCCGCAAGCTGGCCACCACCTGCTCGCTGCGCGTCGGCCGCCACTCCCTCTCCGTCAACGCCTTCGTGGTGCGCCGGCCGGACGAGAACCACGAGGCCGTCCACCGCTGGCTGCTGGAGCGCAACACCCGGCTCTACGGGGTGAGTTACGCCATCGACCAACTGGGTGACGTCTACCTCGTCGGCCGGCTGCCGCTGGCGGCCGTCACCCCCCAGGAACTGGACCGGCTCCTCGGCACGGTGCTGGAGAACGCGGACGGCAGCTTCAACACCCTCCTGGAGATGGGCTTCGCCTCGGCCATCCGCCGCGAGTTCGCCTGGCGCACGGCACGCGGCGAGTCCACCCGCAACCTGGAGGCGTTCACCCGACTGACCCAGGACCCGACGGGCTGACGAGTCGACGGGTCGACGGCCTGACGGGCCGGCGGGCCAGCGGGAGCTCATCCCGTACGGTCCGTCAGCCGAGGGGCGCGGCGACGGGGATGTCCAGCCAGGAGCGCCGCAGGCGTCTCGGCGTCACCGTCATGACCTCCCGTCAGGCGACAGAGCCGGGGGCGTTGGCGTCGGTGCCGGCGTTGGTGTCGGCATCGGCTTCGGCGTCGCCCGTATCCCTGCGGTCTTCGGCCCGCGCCGCCACCGTCTCCTCCCGCTCCGCGAGGTTCCGCATCAGCAGCCAGTACCCCAGCGCCGCCACCGTTCCCAGCACCGCGCAGCCCGCCCACAGCCAGCCGGCGCCGTAGCGGTCGATGACCTGGCCGGCCGCCAGGGGCGCGGCGAGGGCGGCGACGGACCAGGACATGGTGTAGACGCCCTGGTAGCGACCG
Coding sequences:
- a CDS encoding AraC family transcriptional regulator is translated as MDPFDDLLRGVRADGAVFDRSVLSPPWALRFTDGASLTLCVPMRGEGWIAAGPGGRLVRRLRLGEAAIVRGPEPFVFADDPDTAAQRVRDVRCAGPWAARGDAPEGSTVLLAGAYHVRGEVPGRLLRVLPPVLVVPDDHDCTGMRDYLEAQLSAGRPGRQIVLDRLLDWLLVCTLRDWFDRPEAASPGWYRALGDDVVGPVLRAMHAAPERAWTLASLADEARVSRTTLAKRFHDLVGESPLAYLTEWRMARAADLLAEPNATVASVARRVGYADAFGFSTAFKRVRGVSPSTHRRRVAPTAQQTAQSG
- the mshA gene encoding D-inositol-3-phosphate glycosyltransferase produces the protein MSQYISRLGGLRGRALGTGRGSGSVRGAAGRGGTTGRAAGAARTLRHLRRPRRIAMLSVHTSPLHQPGTGDAGGMNVYIVELAKRLADLGIEVEVFTRATTGALPPAVELAPGVLVRHIDAGPYEGLAKEDLPAQLCAFTHGVMQAWAGHRPGYYDLVHSHYWLSGHVGWLAAERWGVPLVHAMHTMAKVKNAALAEGDTPEPAARVIGETQIVRAADRLIANTDGEARELERFYDADPAKVAVVHPGVNLDRFRPADGRAAARARLGLPQEALIPLFAGRIQPLKGPDILLHAVAELLEREPALRSRLVVPVVGGPSGTGLAKPERLHKLAARLGVADVVRFRPPVGQDQLADWYRAASVLVMPSYSESFGLVAIEAQACGTPVVAAAVGGLPVAVRHGVSGFLVHGHDPADYAAALHGFVADGALSERMGAAAAQHARSFGWDTAAAATADVYQAALQERRRVRSHHG
- a CDS encoding YbjN domain-containing protein, which codes for MAERADTTGRAETTGKADTADKAVDKVDRTAEQTEARQVIESTLKEAELEWESPSDGSYVVKLPGTRKLATTCSLRVGRHSLSVNAFVVRRPDENHEAVHRWLLERNTRLYGVSYAIDQLGDVYLVGRLPLAAVTPQELDRLLGTVLENADGSFNTLLEMGFASAIRREFAWRTARGESTRNLEAFTRLTQDPTG